One genomic segment of Helianthus annuus cultivar XRQ/B chromosome 14, HanXRQr2.0-SUNRISE, whole genome shotgun sequence includes these proteins:
- the LOC110904547 gene encoding uncharacterized protein LOC110904547 gives MVVGMMKWRPWPPISSRKFEAKIIIQRLQGSIENSQDYWKPYVEVKWKGSNKSINPLSFKRRSVRRNVTKEGSLKDDGIVEFNEEFVAVCNFLGLKDGGFHQWDVAFKVFDGLNQGPKNKYCSIASGSLNLAEFASSAEQTETDISVPLSTPNGITESGATLNVSLHLQELRTLHESTEQGQRTVIPLPSSPRNVQDESSGFKAGLKKVKLFKTISNNQAKKPCREEEGSDGKSSVRSYDADYPFDTDSTEPDEVDSEEVKDEESAVRKSFSYGTLAYANHAGGLSHFNSGSSEDEDLIYYRNYKEKTDYSSESIIDPAETQILKRSIFPWRKRKLSFRSPKNKGEPLLKKDSGEEGGDDIDFDRRMLSSSDECKSDEDMNANRCSISEFGDDNFAVGSWEKKEIVSRDGHMKLETQVFFASIDQRSERAAGESACTALVAVIADWFQNNWNEMPIKSQFDSLIRDGSLEWRNLCENEVYRERFPDKHFDLETVLQAKIRNLAVVPEKSFIGFFQPEGIKEGDLHFLDGAMSFDGIWDEISKIGSSYTDNMNPLVYIVSWNDHFFMLKVERDAYYIIDTLGERLYEGCNQAYLLKFDKDTVIESLPIDTQKSNETPEGEKVNESQSNEISSAVVASKDNEIVCKGKESCKEYIKSFLAAIPIRELQADLKKGLMAASTTVVHHRLQIEFHHTEHSLA, from the exons ATGGTTGTGGGGATGATGAAATGGAGGCCATGGCCACCGATCTCATCCAGAAAATTCGAAGCCAAGATTATTATTCAACGTCTTCAAGGTTCAATTGAGAATTCTCAAGATTATTGGAAACCATATGTTGAAGTTAAGTGGAAAGGGTCGAATAAGTCGATCAATCCGCTGAGTTTTAAGCGGAGAAGTGTGAGGAGGAATGTTACGAAGGAGGGATCGTTGAAAGATGATGGGATTGTTGAATTTAACGAAGAATTTGTTGCTGTTTGTAACTTTTTGGGGTTGAAAGATGGGGGTTTTCATCAGTGGGATGTTGCATTCAAGGTGTTTGAT GGATTAAACCAAGGACCGAAAAATAAGTATTGTTCTATTGCAAGTGGATCATTGAACCTTGCGGAATTCGCTTCATCTGCTGAGCAAACTGAGACCGATATAAGCGTTCCTCTTTCTACTCCTAATGGCATCACTGAATCTGGAGCTACACTTAAT GTATCTCTACACCTTCAAGAACTGAGGACCTTACACGAGAGTACGGAACAAGGACAAAGAACTGTTATACCTCTTCCATCATCACCTCGTAATGTACAAGACGAGTCATCAGGTTTTAAAGCGGGTCTTAAGAAAGTCAAACTCTTCAAGACCATATCGAACAATCAGGCTAAAAAACCGTGTCGTGAAGAAGAGGGTAGTGATGGAAAAAGCTCGGTTAGAAGTTACGATGCTGACTACCCGTTCGACACTGACTCCACTGAACCAGATGAAGTTGACTCCGAGGAAGTCAAAGATGAAGAATCTGCTGTTAGAAAATCTTTCAGTTATGGAACTTTGGCTTACGCGAATCATGCTGGAGGGTTATCTCACTTTAATTCGGGTTCTAGTGAAGATGAAGATTTGATATATTATCGGAACTATAAAGAAAAAACCGATTATTCAAGCGAATCGATTATTGATCCTGCGGAAACACAAATCCTGAAACGAAGCATCTTCCCGTGGAGGAAAAGAAAGCTGAGCTTTCGATCCCCGAAGAACAAAGGAGAACCGCTTTTGAAAAAAGATTCTGGAGAAGAAGGTGGAGATGATATAGATTTTGATCGCCGGATGTTGAGTTCTTCAGATGAg TGTAAAAGTGACGAGGACATGAACGCAAACAGATGTTCGATCTCCGAATTTGGAGACGATAATTTTGCCGTAGGTAGTTGGGAGAAGAAAGAAATAGTAAGCAGAGACGGGCATATGAAACTTGAGACACAAGTTTTCTTTGCTTCAATTGACCAAAGAAGTGAACGAGCTGCCGGTGAAAGTGCATGCACCGCTTTGGTTGCAGTTATAGCCGATTGGTTCCAAAACAACTGGAATGAAATGCCGATAAAGTCACAGTTCGATAGCTTAATTCGAGACGGTTCATTAGAATGGAGAAATCTTTGTGAAAATGAAGTTTATAGGGAACGGTTTCCAGATAAGCATTTTGATCTTGAAACCGTTCTACAAGCCAAAATCAGAAATCTTGCAGTAGTCCCTGAAAAATCGTTCATTGGATTCTTTCAACCTGAAGGGATTAAAGAGGGCGATCTTCATTTTCTTGATGGTGCTATGTCGTTTGATGGCATTTGGGATGAAATCAGTAAAATTGGGTCAAGTTATACCGACAACATGAACCCATTGGTCTACATTGTAAGCTGGAATGACCATTTTTTCATGTTGAAAGTTGAACGCGATGCGTATTATATTATCGACACGTTGGGAGAGAGGTTATACGAGGGGTGCAATCAGGCTTACTTGTTGAAGTTTGACAAAGACACGGTAATCGAAAGTCTACCAATTGATACTCAAAAGTCAAATGAGACACCCGAAGGCGAaaaagtcaatgaaagtcaaagTAACGAGATCTCATCAGCGGTGGTTGCAAGTAAAGATAATGAGATCGTGTGCAAAGGGAAAGAGTCGTGCAAAGAGTATATCAAGAGCTTTTTGGCTGCAATCCCGATAAGGGAATTGCAGGCCGATCTGAAAAAAGGGTTGATGGCAGCATCAACTACTGTAGTTCATCATCGGCTGCAAATCGAGTTTCATCACACGGAACACTCTTTGGCTTAA
- the LOC110904548 gene encoding uncharacterized protein At3g28850 yields the protein MKSVKGKLLKKLKTIKTIGYLKPERILHVNAADGLIENIFAKPSSKVEENHLLSDKEVMQVEKQSSFSVEESVEGPEIIDVSELMKDLEEDDDDDGSDMDSDDVDDKENYRPKTDKNPVNRNSNSFGATPLKEIDISSFRAPNLDSGTLFDPNLLAVFQQAVLDVRAQEGEKTYRGLNHIGDNLDNDQESDAEPRLKSMKLEEINDPLSEFERICPPGGSDSVILYTTGFRSVRKTFEDCSSIRFLLESFKVLYHERDLSMHLDFRDELWRILGRKVVPPRLFIKGRYIGGAEEVLRLHEQGKFRPLLAGIPVNMFDGPCEGCAGVRFVVCFSCSGSRKVGSGDGWLPEKCRECNENGLIMCPFCS from the coding sequence ATGAAGAGTGTGAAGGGGAAGTTGTTGAAGAAACTCAAGACAATTAAAACAATTGGGTACCTGAAACCCGAAAGAATTCTCCATGTTAACGCAGCCGACGGGCTTATCGAAAACATATTTGCTAAACCAAGTAgtaaagttgaagaaaatcattTACTTTCTGATAAAGAAGTAATGCAGGTTGAAAAACAGAGCAGTTTTTCAGTCGAAGAGTCAGTTGAAGGACCGGAAATCATCGATGTATCCGAGCTCATGAAGGAccttgaagaagatgatgatgatgatgggtcTGATATGGATTCTGATGATGTTGATGACAAAGAAAACTATCGACCCAAGACTGATAAGAATCCGGTAAACCGGAATTCAAATAGTTTTGGTGCTACCCCTTTGAAGGAGATTGACATCTCGTCTTTTCGGGCACCGAATTTGGATTCGGGTACTCTTTTCGACCCGAATCTGTTAGCTGTTTTTCAGCAAGCGGTTTTGGATGTTAGAGCTCAAGAAGGAGAGAAAACATATAGAGGTTTGAATCACATTGGAGACAATTTAGATAATGATCAGGAGTCGGATGCAGAACCGCGGTTGAAATCGATGAAATTGGAAGAAATCAATGATCCTCTTTCGGAATTCGAGAGAATATGTCCGCCTGGAGGAAGTGATTCGGTGATTTTGTACACAACAGGATTTAGAAGTGTCCGAAAGACATTTGAAGATTGCTCGAGTATTCGGTTTTTACTAGAGAGTTTTAAGGTTTTGTATCATGAAAGAGATTTATCAATGCATTTAGACTTCAGAGATGAATTATGGCGGATATTGGGCCGAAAAGTGGTACCACCGAGGCTGTTTATAAAGGGGAGGTACATTGGAGGAGCTGAGGAAGTGTTGCGGTTGCACGAGCAAGGGAAATTCCGGCCACTTTTAGCTGGAATTCCGGTAAACATGTTTGATGGGCCGTGCGAAGGGTGTGCTGGGGTTCGGTTTGTGGTGTGTTTTAGTTGCAGTGGTAGCCGGAAGGTGGGTTCGGGTGACGGATGGTTGCCGGAAAAGTGTAGGGAATGTAATGAGAATGGCTTGATCATGTGTCCCTTTTGCAGCTGA